ATAGTAGCTCATTCGGGCTTCTTGCCTTGCTTGTCGATCTCGTCGAGCAGCGTCTCGATGCGCACGGCGCGCTCGCCGGAGGCGTCGTGGTGGAACGTCAGCGTCGGCACGTGGCGCATGACGACGTTCTTTGCGACCATGCCACGGATCTCGGTGAGTTTCGAGCGGAGCCAGCGGCCCATCTTCGCGATCTCGTCCGGATCTGATCCGACAACCGAGTAGTAGATTTTCGCCTCGCGCAGGTCGCCGGTGACGTCGGCGCCGGAGATCGTCAGGCGCGTGGCCTCGCTGGTGTAGCGCTTGCGCAGGTAGGCGCTGACCTCGCGCTGGAGGAGCTCGTTGACGCGGAGAAGTCGGTTGCTCATGGCAGGCTGGCGGGATGGGACCGAAAGCCGAGAAAGGTGCGGCGTGCGCTCAGAGCGACGCGCGCACCTTCTGGATTTCGAAACACTCGATCTTGTCGCCGGGCTGGTAGCCGTCGTAGCCGTCGAGGCGGATACCGCACTCGAGGCCGGCGCGGACCTCGTTCGCGTCGTCCTTGAAACGACGGAGCGTGCCGACCTTGCCCTCGAAGACCGACTCCTTGCCGCGGCGGACGCGGGCGGAGATGTTGCGGTTGATCTTGCCTTCGGTGACGAGGCAGCCGGCGACGAAGCCGTGCGAGATGGGGAACACCTGGCGAACTTCGGCGACACCGAGCTTGTTTTCCTTGAGATCGGGCTCGAGCAGATCGGCCATCATCTCCTTCACCCGGTCGCCGAGTTCGTAGATGATGTTGAAGTGCTCGATGGTGACGCCGTGGTGCTTGGCGAGCGGCGTGACGCCGTTCTCCTGCTTGGTGTTGAAACCGATGATGACAGCCTTCGCGGCGCTGGCCATGAGCACGTCGTTCTTGGTGACGATGCCCACGTCGGAAGCGACGATGTCGAGCTTCACCTTGGCGCTCTTGATGCCTTCGAGGACGTTGCGGACCGCCTCGACGGAGCCGTAGACGTCGGACTTGAGCACGACCTTGAGCACCTTCTCCTGCGTCGCAGCGATGTTGGCGAAGAGCGCGTCGAGCGACGTGTCCTTCGGTGCGGCGGCGGCGGTGACGGCCTCCTTCTTGAGTTGGTGCTCGGCGTCCTCGGCCATCTTCTCGGCTTCGCGGGCGTTCTTCACCGCGACGAATTTCGTGCCGGAATCCGGCGTGCCGGACCAGCCGATGACGCGCACGGGCGCGGACGGCGGGGCTTCCTTCACGTTGGCGCCGGCGTCGTCGAACATCGCGCGGACCTTGCACCAGTGCGGACCGCACACAATGGCGTCGCCGACACGGAGCGTGCCGCGCTGGACAATGACCGTGGCCACGGGGCCGCGGCCGACTTCGACCTCGGACTCGATGATCACGCCGCTGGCCTCGGCCTTCGGGTTGGCCTTCAGGTCGAGGACTTCGGCGTTGAGGAGAATGTAGTCGAGGAGCTCGGTGATGCCCTGATTCTTGATCGCCGCCACCGGCACGGTGATGATGTCGCCGCCCCAATCTTCGGGCGCGATGTTGCGTTCCTGCATCTGCCCTTTCACGCGATCGAGGTTCGCGCCCTTCATGTCCATCTTGTTGACGGCGACCATGAGGGAAACCTTGGCGTTCTGGGCGTGCTTCAACGCTTCGTCCGTCTGCGGCATGAAGCCGTCATCGGCCGCGACGACGAGCACCGCGATGTCGGTGACATTTGCGCCGCGCGCGCGCATGGCCGAGAAAGCCGCGTGGCCGGGCGTGTCGAGGAAGGTGATCTTCTTGCCGTTGTGCTCGATCTGGTAGGCACCGATGTGCTGGGTGATGCCGCCGAACTCGCCGGCGGCGACGTTGGCCTTGCGGATGGCGTCGAGCAGCGAGGTCTTGCCGTGGTCGACGTGGCCCATGATGACCACGACCGGCGGACGCGGCGCGAGATTCTTGATGTCCTCTTCGCGCGCCTTTTCCTCGCGCGACTTTTTCTCCTCTTCCTTCTTCACCGCCGGGCTGACCTGCGGCTGTTCGCCGCGGTGCTTGATGTCGAGGAGGAAGCCGTGCTTCTCGGCGAGCTTGTTGGCCACCGCTTCGTCGATCGACTGATTCATCGACGCGAAGATGCTCATCTCCATCAGCTCGGAGATCAACTTGAACGGCTTGAGGCCGAGCGCGACCGCGAAGTCGCGCACGATGATCGGCGGCTTGAGATGGATGATCTTCACGCCGCCCTCTTCGGTCACAGTGACGGACGAGACGGTGGGCGCGGCCGGAGGAGCCGGCGGGGCCTTGAAGGTCGGCGGAGGAGGCGGCATCGCCGGCGAGGAGACCGGGCGCGGTGCCGGAGCCGGCGGGGGCGGCGGCATGCTGGGAGCCTTGGCGACCGGCGCAGGCGGAGGCGGCAACGGCGCAGCCTTGGCGACCGGCGCCGGAACAACCGGCGCGGGCGTCGGAGCGGGCTTGGGCGCGGAGACGGGCGCGGGAGCCGGGGTGTAAGCACGCGGCGCAATCGGCGGCGGCGTGGGTGCAGCCTTGAAAACTGGCGGGGCGACGACCGGTGGCGGCGCTTTCGGCGCGGGCGCAGCAGGCGCCACGTGCACCGGAGCCGCGACGGGCGCAGGTGCGACCGGCGGAGGAGGATTGGCTGCGGCGGCGGCGGCAGCCTTCGCGGCGGCGGCGGCTTTGGCGGCCTCTTCCTTTTCGCGTGCGACGTCCTGCGCGGACTTCACGAAGACGCCGGCGGGAAGCTTCACTTGCGCGGGAGCATCGGGAGCGGGTGCGGCGTCTTCCGCCGGAGCGGCGGGCGCGGCCTCGGTGGCGGCTTTGTGACCGCCCCACACCTTCTCGATCTCGTCGTAGTAGATCTTGCTGACGGTGCTGGAGACCGACTTGGTGTCCGCCGAGACGAAGGCCTGCTCCTTGAGCCAGGAAAGCATCTCCTTGGGCTCAACTCCGTATTGCTTGGCGATCTCGTGAATGCGGGCGCTCATTAAGTCAGTATGTCAGTAAGAGAGTAACGTTGCTAGGTGCGGTGAAAAATCAGGCTTGGGCCCCGGAAACCTTGGCGATGACGCCTTGAGCTTCCTCGGCGGAAAAGCCCATGTCGACGAGATCGTTCGCTTCGACGCCTTCGAAGGCGGCGGGCGAGTTGATGCCGTTGGCGACGAGGCGCTCGGCGATGGAGCTCTCGAAACCGAACGCGCCGACGAGCGCGCTGATGGCTTGGGCACGCGGATCGGAAGCGGTGGCCTTCCATTCCTCGATGTCGAGGCGCCAGCCGACGAGGCGCGAGGTGAGGCGCGCGTTCTGGCCCTTGCGGCCGATGGCGACGGCGAGGTCCTCGTTCGCGACGCGCACGAGCATGCGCTTGTTCTTTTCGTCGAGGACGATTTCGCGCGGCACGGCGGGCTTGAGGGCCTCGACGAGCATTTCCTTCGGGTCGGCGTGGAACGGAATGATGTCGATCTTCTCGCCGCCGAGTTCGCGCACGATGCTCTTCACGCGGGCGCCGCGGGCGCCGACGCACGCACCCACCGGGTCGACTTTCGGGTCGGTGCTGGTGACGGCGATCTTGGTGCGGTAACCCGGCTCACGGGCGAACGCCTCGATCTTCACGGTGCCGTCGGCGATCTCGGTGACTTCGAGTTCGAAGAGGCGGCGGACAAATTTCGGCGTCGCGCGGCTGAGGATGACCTCGGGACCGCGGCTGGAATTCTCGATCTCGAGCAGGAAGCAGCGAATGCGCTCGCCCGGGGCGTATTCCTCGCCGGGGACTTGTTCCTTGCCCGGCATGATCGCCTCGGCCTTGCCGAGATCGATGTAGAGATCGTTGCGCTCGCGACGGCGCACGGTGCCGCTGACGATGTCGCCGACGGAGTCCTTGAAGTCGTCGTAGATGCGCTCCTTCTCGAACTGGCGGAGGCGCTGCATGATCGCCTGACGCGCGGTCTGCGCCGCGATGCGGCCGAGATAAGAGGGATCGATTTCCTTCTCGATCATGTCGCCGACGACGGCGCCGGCCTTGAACACCTGGGCCTTCTCGATGTGGATCTGCGTCTTCGGATCGGAAACGGAATCCGCCACCTTCATGATCGCCCAAGCCTTCAGTTTTCCGTCCTTGGGATTGATCTCGATCTTGAGCTCCTGACCCGAATTCACGCCCTTCAGCGCCGCCGTTTTAATGGCGTTCACAATGGCGGAGATCATATCGGCACGGGGGATGCCTTTCTCCTTCTCCATGTATTCGAGGACGGACAGGATTTCGCTGCTCATGATGGTTGGTGTGGTGGGAAAAAAAAGGCGGGACCCGTAGGCCCGCCCACTTGTGGAAAGTGAACTTGAGTGAGCGCGCAAGGTAGCCGCCGCGAACACGCGTTGTCAAGCGCGCCGCCGGTGTCGAACTGGCAAGCACTTACACGCGGAATTCCCGCGCGATCAGCCAAGCCAGTAACCCTTGGGCCGCACCGTGGCAAAGCGGCCACTCGCGCGTGCCGGTCACGGTCAAGCTCTTGAGCCCGCGTCGGACCGCATCCGGCAGATCGCCCGCAAACCAGTGAAACCAGATTTCATCCAATCCCGGACGCTCACTGGCGGCCGCCAGCAAGGGCAGGAATCCATCGCATGCCAGCGTGTCGAAACGAGGTCCGCTCACCGCGTCCGCCACGACCTCGCGACTGAGTTGCTCACGCCACCCGGGGAAAGCCCCCGCGCGCCGCGCGTGCGCGGTCGTGACGTCCGGGCCGAACGCCAGCACCGGCAACGCCTCGCCCCATGCGACCAGCCGGCGCGGCCAATCCGGCGCGCGCGCGACCCACTCGCGATATTGCGCGAGGCGCGTGCGCGGATGATTCGCCGGTCGCGCGCCATGCGTCTGCCAACCGTGCACCGCCGCCAGCGCCGCGGCCACGCGATCGTCGACCGCACCACGCCATTCCGCGATGCCCCAACGCTCCGCCGTCGCCAACATCGGCACGCGATTGTGGCGATAGCCGAGAATCTCCAGCGCCGTGTGATGCGCCGCCGCATCAAAGCCCAGCCGCGCGACTCGCCGGCGCGCGGTGGCGACCTTGGCATTCCAACGTTGGCGCGCGAGTTCACGCAGACGCGCCCGCAACACATCGAGCGGCAGATTCGCGAGCTCCTCCAATCGCCGCCACTCGTCGCGCGCCGTCAGCGCCTCGAGCGCGTCGTCCGCGGTGTATTCCTCAAGGTCACGATGCAACAGCGGCAACAACACCAGCGCCGGGATCTCCGTCCCGTCCGCGCGACACTGCGGCCGCACGCCCGCATCCGGCGGAAACAGGAGCACGTGCAAGACGACCTGCGCATACGCCGCGTCCTCCGCGTGACCGTGCGCCCGCCAATCGCGCGCGTGGAAATGCACTTCGACGTCCCCGCTGACCTCGCGGCCGCCGATCCGCAATTGCGCGTGTATGAAATCCGGTCCGCCGAGCAGATTCCAGCGACCGGGAAACACGATCTCGAGCGTCCGACCGTCGCTCAGCTGTGCGCGCGTCGCCGCGAAATCCTGCTGCAACCAGATTTTCTGCACGACGCGCTCGTGCATCGTGAACGGCCCGTAGAGGCCTTGCATCTCGGCGACGGAAGATTCGGGGAAAGCCATGGCGGTGAAGGACGCCGCGTGGCCCCGCGAGCGAGTTGCGGGCTGGACACTGCGGAAATTCCGCCAACGCTGCCAGAGCAATCACGCACCCCGGAAGGGTGGCAGAGTGGTCTATTGCGGCGGTCTTGAAAACCGCTGAGGCGCAAGCCTCCGGGGGTTCGAATCCCTCCCCTTCCGCCACTTTCGGTTAGGTTCGAACCGAGCGCGATGGCGCTAAAATCGAGTCAACTCGCTGAGAGGCAACATTCGCGAAGAGGAGTGCGTTTTCGGGCCGCAGGATAAGTTCGGAAAATACCCTCGCGCCGGAGCGAATCCCGGCACCGCCGCAGACGCTTCGCCGAGTGACCTCTAAAATTCCGCGCGTGATTTTTTCGGCGCGTGTGCGATACTGCTCTCAGTCGGAAACGACTGGGTGAGGCCAATTGGATCGCCCTCCACATCAACCCTTGGAGGAGTCCAAAATGTCAGCGATTCAGTCCCTGCCTACCCATGTCCCGACCACCGTGCCGGTGGCGATCTACACGCGCGTCTCGACCGCCAATCAGGTCGGCGGGCGCTTCGATTCTTGCGAAAGCCAGGCCGTCATCTGCCGCGAGCACATCGCGAAGCACGCAGCCGACGGCTGGTTCGAGGTCGCATGCTTTTCCGACCCGGCCTACTCGGGCAGTTCGATGAACCGTCCCGGCATCCGAGCGCTCATGCGCCAGATTGAGGCCGGCGAAGTGAAGGTCGTCCTCATCTTCAAACTCGAGCGTGTCCTGCGCAGCACCGACGAATGGGGGCCGTTCCGCGCTTTCCTCCACAAGCACCGCTGCAAGCTCGTAAGCCCGACCGAGGACCTGACCGACGAGTCCCCCTCCGGCCGGCTGAAAAACAACCTCCTCATGAGCGTGGCGGAATACGAGCGACTCAACACGGCTGAGAAGATCCGCATCAAGCTCAACGAGCAGGCCAAACGCGGTTACTGGACCGGTGGCTTGGTGCCCTACGGTTACCGTTACGACGAAACGCTCCAAGGCTTGAGCCCGGAGCCCGCGGAGGCCGCCGTTATCGTGCGCATCTTCGAGATGGCCGCCCGATTGACGGGTCTCGCGCAGATTGCGAACACGCTCAACGACGAGGGCATCCGGACGCGCCCCCGCTACCACCAGCGGCGGAACGGCGAGCGACTGAACATCGGCCAGAAGCGCTTTCGCACCGACATCCTGCGCCGGCTGATCACGCGCCCGCTCTACGCCGGCAAGGTCCGGATGAACGGAAAGGAATTCCCCGGCCAGCATGCCGCGCTCGTCTCGCCGGAGCTTTGGGAGCAGGCGAACGCCGCGATCAACAAGCGGATCAACCCGCCCGCGCGGCGCTTTTCCTCCCGCGACAAACACTTCCATGTTCTCAAGGGACTCGCTCATTGCGGCTGCTGCGGTCGCGCGCTGATCCCCAACGCCAGCGGCAAACTCGATCCGACCGGCAAGCCCTACCGCTACTACACCTGCGGGAAACTGCACAAGGAGCGGGGCGATGCGGCCTGCCCGGTGAGGCATGTCGCCGCGGGTCCGCTGGAATTGGCGGTGCTCGGCTTCCTCGGCGAATGCAGCCGGCACCCGGAGGTGATCGAGGCGACTTTGGAAAGCCTCCGCAGCCGCAGCCAACGCGACCGCACGGTGGTGCGGAATCAACTCACCGAGCTGGAGCAACAACTCGCCGACAACGGCACGCAGATCCGCAATTGCGCGAAAGCCATCGCCCAAGGCGGCGTGGCGGCGTTGACCGACGCTCTGCGCGAGGAAGCCGAGAGCCTGCAAGCCACCCGCCAGCGTCTCATAGTTGATCGTGAGCGCGTTCAGGCCGAACTCTCAGAATGCGAGCAAGGCGGACATGATGCCGAACGCATCCGGCACTCGCTCGCCCGTTTCGCGGAATTGTTTCCCCAACTTTCCCAGGACCAGCAGCGCGACTTGGTGACGCTCTTTCTGATCCGCGTCGAGGTTCGCCCCGCGAAACCGGCTTCCGATCAGCCGCCGGGCACGCGGAGCTTGGAATTGCGACTCAAGCTGCGGATCGAGCGCCTCATCGAAGGCATGGAGGAACGGCTCGTGATCGAGCAACGCGACATGGTGGCGCGTGCTCCGCAGCGCCCGCTTTCCCTCGCTCTCGACGTCGCGCTCGGTTCGGCCGGCAGTGCGGTGCCGGTCCGGATTGTGACGCCCTTCCCCTGTGAACTCGGTGTGCGCCGCCGCCAACCCGCAGCCCCGATCAAGCCGGCGCAGCACGCGATTCACCGGGCGCGCGCTTGGCAGCGCCGACTGGACAACGAACCGGGCCTCAAACGTCTACAATTGGCCAAGGAAGAAAATCTATCCCCGGCCTCGGTCACCCAGCACCTGAAACTCCTTCTGCTCGCCGACGAAATCCAAGCTCACCTGCTCAATCTCACTACAGAGCGCGAAGTGCGGCGCTTCAGTCTCAACCAACTGTTGCCGCTCGCCGATCTCCCCTTGGACGAACAGCGCCGCCGGCTCGATCTGCTCAAAGCCAAATAGGCACAGGGACCAAGGAGTATTCAGTTCCCACTGAAATCCCGCCGCAACCGATAGCGGGCGGCCGATGTGCGCCCCGTCCGCTCCCCAATTCCCTTCGCTCGCAGGCGAGATAACGCACGGGCGACCTGTGCGGCCGACAGCTCCAGCTCCGACGCCAGCCGCCTCGCGCCTGTCGCGCCATACCGTGCCAGATACGTTGCGATGGCCCTTTCCGCCGGGTCGGCGATCAAGTCCAGCGTAGTGTGACTGACTGGCGGCGCCGGTGGCGCCGAACGACGCGGCAGGCACCCGCGCTCCACGATCAGGGCCATGAGTCCGCCGATCCGGCGGAGCACTTCCGATTCAGGCAATCGGTCAAAGCGATTGGGATCGAGCATCGTCATGATGAACTTCCGGTGGTGGACGCTTGGGGTCCGGGGCGCATCGCGCCCTGGTTAGGCGCGCCGGCGCCCGACGCCGGACGCGTCGTGGCAAAGCGGCGCAGGGAACGCCGCGCGGAGCTCCGGCGACTCCCTGCCACTCCCGACCCACCCACGCACCAGCCCCGTAACTGCGGTTTGGGAGATCGGGCGAAGCACTCACCCGGCCGGACTGCAGGTAGCAGTCCCGGAACCAGACAAGGCTCGACCGAGATCTGGGCTTAGTTGAGGTCATCGGGGCAGCGGTCGATGCGGATCATCCGCATTGGACCACGCCCCGGGCCGGACAGGCGAATAGCCAAGACGCGCCGGTTTGCGGCGGGACATGCGGGTAGTTCGCAGCGTGTCGTCATTGGCAGGTAATTCCGGGA
This window of the Candidatus Didemnitutus sp. genome carries:
- a CDS encoding recombinase family protein, producing the protein MSAIQSLPTHVPTTVPVAIYTRVSTANQVGGRFDSCESQAVICREHIAKHAADGWFEVACFSDPAYSGSSMNRPGIRALMRQIEAGEVKVVLIFKLERVLRSTDEWGPFRAFLHKHRCKLVSPTEDLTDESPSGRLKNNLLMSVAEYERLNTAEKIRIKLNEQAKRGYWTGGLVPYGYRYDETLQGLSPEPAEAAVIVRIFEMAARLTGLAQIANTLNDEGIRTRPRYHQRRNGERLNIGQKRFRTDILRRLITRPLYAGKVRMNGKEFPGQHAALVSPELWEQANAAINKRINPPARRFSSRDKHFHVLKGLAHCGCCGRALIPNASGKLDPTGKPYRYYTCGKLHKERGDAACPVRHVAAGPLELAVLGFLGECSRHPEVIEATLESLRSRSQRDRTVVRNQLTELEQQLADNGTQIRNCAKAIAQGGVAALTDALREEAESLQATRQRLIVDRERVQAELSECEQGGHDAERIRHSLARFAELFPQLSQDQQRDLVTLFLIRVEVRPAKPASDQPPGTRSLELRLKLRIERLIEGMEERLVIEQRDMVARAPQRPLSLALDVALGSAGSAVPVRIVTPFPCELGVRRRQPAAPIKPAQHAIHRARAWQRRLDNEPGLKRLQLAKEENLSPASVTQHLKLLLLADEIQAHLLNLTTEREVRRFSLNQLLPLADLPLDEQRRRLDLLKAK
- a CDS encoding DUF2851 family protein; amino-acid sequence: MAFPESSVAEMQGLYGPFTMHERVVQKIWLQQDFAATRAQLSDGRTLEIVFPGRWNLLGGPDFIHAQLRIGGREVSGDVEVHFHARDWRAHGHAEDAAYAQVVLHVLLFPPDAGVRPQCRADGTEIPALVLLPLLHRDLEEYTADDALEALTARDEWRRLEELANLPLDVLRARLRELARQRWNAKVATARRRVARLGFDAAAHHTALEILGYRHNRVPMLATAERWGIAEWRGAVDDRVAAALAAVHGWQTHGARPANHPRTRLAQYREWVARAPDWPRRLVAWGEALPVLAFGPDVTTAHARRAGAFPGWREQLSREVVADAVSGPRFDTLACDGFLPLLAAASERPGLDEIWFHWFAGDLPDAVRRGLKSLTVTGTREWPLCHGAAQGLLAWLIAREFRV
- a CDS encoding ribosome-binding factor A, with translation MSNRLLRVNELLQREVSAYLRKRYTSEATRLTISGADVTGDLREAKIYYSVVGSDPDEIAKMGRWLRSKLTEIRGMVAKNVVMRHVPTLTFHHDASGERAVRIETLLDEIDKQGKKPE
- the nusA gene encoding transcription termination/antitermination protein NusA, with translation MSSEILSVLEYMEKEKGIPRADMISAIVNAIKTAALKGVNSGQELKIEINPKDGKLKAWAIMKVADSVSDPKTQIHIEKAQVFKAGAVVGDMIEKEIDPSYLGRIAAQTARQAIMQRLRQFEKERIYDDFKDSVGDIVSGTVRRRERNDLYIDLGKAEAIMPGKEQVPGEEYAPGERIRCFLLEIENSSRGPEVILSRATPKFVRRLFELEVTEIADGTVKIEAFAREPGYRTKIAVTSTDPKVDPVGACVGARGARVKSIVRELGGEKIDIIPFHADPKEMLVEALKPAVPREIVLDEKNKRMLVRVANEDLAVAIGRKGQNARLTSRLVGWRLDIEEWKATASDPRAQAISALVGAFGFESSIAERLVANGINSPAAFEGVEANDLVDMGFSAEEAQGVIAKVSGAQA
- the infB gene encoding translation initiation factor IF-2, translating into MSARIHEIAKQYGVEPKEMLSWLKEQAFVSADTKSVSSTVSKIYYDEIEKVWGGHKAATEAAPAAPAEDAAPAPDAPAQVKLPAGVFVKSAQDVAREKEEAAKAAAAAKAAAAAAANPPPPVAPAPVAAPVHVAPAAPAPKAPPPVVAPPVFKAAPTPPPIAPRAYTPAPAPVSAPKPAPTPAPVVPAPVAKAAPLPPPPAPVAKAPSMPPPPPAPAPRPVSSPAMPPPPPTFKAPPAPPAAPTVSSVTVTEEGGVKIIHLKPPIIVRDFAVALGLKPFKLISELMEMSIFASMNQSIDEAVANKLAEKHGFLLDIKHRGEQPQVSPAVKKEEEKKSREEKAREEDIKNLAPRPPVVVIMGHVDHGKTSLLDAIRKANVAAGEFGGITQHIGAYQIEHNGKKITFLDTPGHAAFSAMRARGANVTDIAVLVVAADDGFMPQTDEALKHAQNAKVSLMVAVNKMDMKGANLDRVKGQMQERNIAPEDWGGDIITVPVAAIKNQGITELLDYILLNAEVLDLKANPKAEASGVIIESEVEVGRGPVATVIVQRGTLRVGDAIVCGPHWCKVRAMFDDAGANVKEAPPSAPVRVIGWSGTPDSGTKFVAVKNAREAEKMAEDAEHQLKKEAVTAAAAPKDTSLDALFANIAATQEKVLKVVLKSDVYGSVEAVRNVLEGIKSAKVKLDIVASDVGIVTKNDVLMASAAKAVIIGFNTKQENGVTPLAKHHGVTIEHFNIIYELGDRVKEMMADLLEPDLKENKLGVAEVRQVFPISHGFVAGCLVTEGKINRNISARVRRGKESVFEGKVGTLRRFKDDANEVRAGLECGIRLDGYDGYQPGDKIECFEIQKVRASL